A genomic region of Leptolyngbya sp. FACHB-261 contains the following coding sequences:
- a CDS encoding LysR substrate-binding domain-containing protein, whose product MDKLKSLLIFMRSAQHRSFSEAARQLGMSPSAASRAVLRLEEDLGIRLLQRTTRSLTLTDDGSRFYDRCQQILDELEEAELEIKQSQTIPTGTLRLDLSTALGKMHIAPALPRFAAQYPELTLNVSFSDRFVDLIDEGIDATIRVGMGGDSRLIMRSLATMRLVTCASPKYLTSNGLPTTPSGLNNHHCINFIYPQTRREFDWKFEQNEKPLSFSVKSHLQFDDAEVVLDAAIQGAGIIQLPKYIAAGAMACGELQPILQDYTAQTGLPIALVYPQKRHLSAKVRCFAEFMVELITALKQAGVVD is encoded by the coding sequence GTGGATAAGCTCAAAAGCCTATTGATTTTCATGAGATCGGCACAGCATCGCAGTTTCTCTGAAGCCGCACGGCAGTTAGGGATGTCGCCTTCGGCAGCGAGTCGGGCGGTGTTGCGATTGGAGGAGGATTTGGGTATTCGTCTATTGCAACGCACCACCCGCAGCTTGACTCTGACAGATGATGGTTCTCGATTTTACGATCGGTGCCAGCAAATCCTGGATGAACTTGAAGAAGCGGAGCTGGAGATCAAACAATCCCAAACAATCCCTACGGGAACTCTGAGACTAGATCTCTCAACAGCGTTGGGAAAAATGCATATTGCGCCTGCGTTGCCCCGTTTTGCAGCTCAGTATCCAGAGTTGACGCTGAACGTTTCATTTAGCGATCGCTTCGTTGATCTGATTGATGAAGGCATCGATGCCACGATACGAGTTGGCATGGGGGGTGATAGCCGCCTAATTATGAGAAGCCTTGCAACTATGCGGCTTGTCACTTGTGCATCGCCCAAATATCTCACATCGAATGGTTTACCCACGACACCTTCAGGCTTGAACAATCATCACTGTATCAATTTCATCTACCCACAAACTCGGCGAGAGTTTGACTGGAAGTTTGAGCAAAATGAAAAACCCTTGAGCTTTAGTGTCAAAAGTCATCTTCAATTCGATGATGCGGAAGTTGTGCTGGATGCGGCGATTCAAGGTGCAGGAATTATTCAGCTTCCCAAATACATTGCAGCAGGTGCGATGGCCTGTGGAGAACTGCAACCCATTTTGCAAGACTATACAGCGCAAACTGGATTACCAATCGCCTTGGTGTACCCACAAAAACGACACTTATCCGCTAAAGTTCGATGCTTCGCTGAGTTTATGGTGGAACTGATAACTGCATTAAAACAAGCAGGAGTTGTAGACTGA
- a CDS encoding ATP-binding protein, giving the protein MTPEQFLKFARLLPEPMLLTSGKGQILATNPAFSKMLGLPRQIPQGRTIFELATNPPDQVKQYLRNCSSSREMVLGSLTLRANDGETCLYRCEGAAIQPSSPESPALILLRLKNRESASSRFTLLNKKINELAKEIRQRQRVEEERTQLLVQEQKARAEAENLNRLKDEFLSTVSHELRTPLNAILGWSKILQTNRANEATVNRALETIERNARSQAQLIDDLLDISRIITGQLRLNVRTVELLPVIEAAIDTVRPAADAKNLRLQLVLDPAAGPVLGDPERLQQIVWNLFSNAIKFTPKRGRIQVCLQRINSHVEIVVADTGQGISAEFLPYVFERFRQADSSITRSFGGLGLGLAIVRQLVELHGGTVHAESPGEGQGATFTVKLPLMAVGPAAIEPERVHPTVGGSVPFDCSPRLDGLRVLIVDDDADIRDLLTYTLEVCGAEVMVAASADEAISLLTTSSTPLHILISDIGMPDEDGYALLRRIRALKPEHGGRIPAIALTAYARTQDRMAALLAGFQSHVAKPVEPAELIAVIANLAGRIRGI; this is encoded by the coding sequence GTGACTCCCGAACAGTTTCTCAAGTTCGCCAGACTTTTGCCAGAGCCCATGCTGCTGACTTCGGGAAAAGGTCAGATATTAGCTACCAATCCGGCATTCTCCAAGATGCTGGGTCTACCCCGTCAGATACCGCAAGGAAGGACGATCTTTGAGCTAGCGACCAATCCTCCTGATCAGGTGAAACAGTATTTACGCAATTGCTCTAGCAGTCGAGAAATGGTGCTTGGCTCATTAACCTTGAGGGCCAACGATGGAGAAACTTGCTTGTATCGCTGTGAAGGCGCTGCTATCCAACCGTCGTCACCCGAATCACCTGCACTAATTTTATTGCGCTTAAAAAACAGGGAATCCGCCAGCAGCCGATTCACCCTATTGAACAAAAAGATTAATGAATTGGCAAAAGAGATCCGGCAGCGCCAAAGAGTGGAAGAAGAGCGGACTCAACTTCTGGTGCAGGAACAGAAAGCACGAGCGGAGGCTGAGAATCTTAATCGATTGAAGGATGAATTTCTCTCGACCGTTTCCCATGAACTACGGACCCCCCTCAATGCTATCCTCGGCTGGTCTAAGATCCTTCAAACCAACAGGGCAAACGAAGCAACGGTGAATCGTGCTCTAGAAACGATTGAGCGCAATGCCAGATCTCAGGCCCAGTTAATTGATGATCTCCTGGATATTTCACGCATTATTACAGGCCAACTTCGCCTCAATGTGCGAACGGTTGAGCTATTACCCGTCATTGAGGCAGCAATCGATACGGTACGACCTGCCGCTGATGCAAAAAACCTACGATTGCAGTTAGTACTTGATCCAGCAGCCGGTCCTGTTTTAGGCGACCCTGAGCGGTTACAACAGATTGTCTGGAATTTATTCAGCAATGCGATCAAGTTCACTCCGAAACGCGGGCGGATTCAGGTCTGCCTGCAACGCATTAATTCGCATGTTGAAATTGTGGTGGCGGATACGGGTCAAGGTATCAGTGCAGAATTCCTTCCCTACGTCTTTGAGCGCTTTCGCCAGGCAGATAGTTCCATCACTCGTTCCTTTGGCGGGTTGGGGCTGGGTTTAGCGATTGTCCGCCAGTTGGTGGAGCTGCATGGCGGAACGGTGCACGCTGAAAGCCCAGGAGAAGGACAAGGCGCAACATTCACAGTGAAACTTCCCCTGATGGCTGTTGGTCCAGCAGCGATTGAACCAGAACGGGTGCATCCAACAGTGGGAGGCAGCGTCCCATTTGACTGCTCCCCTCGGCTAGATGGCTTGAGGGTGCTGATCGTGGATGACGATGCGGATATTCGGGATTTACTCACCTACACGCTAGAAGTTTGTGGGGCAGAAGTCATGGTTGCAGCTTCAGCAGACGAAGCCATCTCATTACTAACCACATCTTCGACACCACTGCATATCTTAATTAGTGATATTGGAATGCCAGATGAAGATGGTTATGCTCTGTTGCGTCGAATCAGAGCACTGAAACCAGAGCACGGAGGCAGAATTCCCGCGATCGCCCTGACCGCGTACGCCAGAACTCAAGATCGTATGGCTGCTCTTTTAGCAGGCTTCCAGTCCCATGTTGCCAAACCCGTTGAACCTGCTGAATTAATTGCAGTGATTGCGAATCTGGCTGGACGAATCAGAGGTATCTAG
- a CDS encoding methanogen output domain 1-containing protein, which translates to MNSSFKSETPMKDLTIPLERDVFLRTLIRELAGTLQDVVGLDEASGFISVVGQNMGRQIDQDYKAALEVSHLTREQVADVFVDLKKRIQGDFYLIEQTDEKIVLGNRACPFAEKVIDRPAMCMMTSNVFGSIAADNLGYAKVELQETIATGAPGCRVVVYLKPTLEAEESQGREYFKGESEG; encoded by the coding sequence ATGAATAGTTCTTTTAAGTCTGAAACACCCATGAAGGATCTCACAATTCCTTTGGAGCGGGATGTGTTTTTACGTACCTTAATTCGAGAGTTAGCGGGTACATTACAGGACGTCGTGGGCTTAGATGAAGCTTCAGGGTTTATCAGTGTCGTAGGTCAGAATATGGGGAGGCAAATCGATCAGGACTACAAAGCGGCTCTAGAGGTATCCCATCTGACGCGAGAGCAAGTAGCCGATGTCTTCGTGGATTTGAAGAAGCGAATCCAGGGTGACTTTTATCTTATTGAACAAACGGATGAGAAGATTGTCTTAGGGAACCGTGCTTGCCCGTTTGCCGAAAAAGTTATCGATCGCCCCGCTATGTGTATGATGACCTCCAATGTTTTTGGTTCCATTGCAGCGGACAATCTAGGGTACGCCAAAGTAGAACTGCAAGAGACGATCGCGACGGGTGCGCCTGGATGTCGGGTGGTCGTTTATTTGAAACCCACTCTGGAGGCAGAAGAAAGTCAAGGAAGAGAATATTTCAAGGGAGAAAGCGAGGGGTGA
- a CDS encoding dienelactone hydrolase, which translates to MNVRAFFRAATVEDAAPPYNNIQLKVFYPAQLTGSDQEQDMGIVPGDSQQAPFKVVIFFNGINCGPELYQWLAVKLAERGLVVITFSWVAENLPGMVSLTPGVAINMLTPAMYGKAPTASALPTLLRELERLQSEGVLAGLLDLNGVILGGHSAGGRVAVESADSRFFPPVVAAFAYGAHTAAITQLGYEAGKILSLPDSLPLLLIGGTRDGVIANSSHRYGAIWEEATTPVKRTFQEAIVGGRSDSYLLLLEGANHFSIADPFDLTTGRPFLDFPATQSEEQLRNLMAEAIGVFIDAHVRCETTALEFLSQLLVSNNPLIASFERK; encoded by the coding sequence ATGAATGTACGAGCATTTTTCCGAGCTGCTACGGTTGAAGATGCTGCCCCTCCTTACAACAACATTCAACTAAAGGTTTTCTACCCCGCCCAGTTGACAGGCAGTGACCAAGAGCAGGACATGGGCATTGTTCCTGGCGATTCTCAACAAGCCCCCTTTAAGGTCGTTATTTTTTTTAACGGTATCAATTGCGGTCCTGAACTGTATCAATGGCTGGCTGTTAAGTTGGCAGAGCGTGGATTAGTGGTCATTACATTTTCCTGGGTTGCCGAAAATCTACCTGGGATGGTGTCGCTCACTCCTGGTGTCGCCATTAATATGCTGACTCCAGCTATGTATGGTAAAGCTCCGACGGCTTCTGCTTTACCAACTTTGCTGAGGGAGCTAGAGAGGCTCCAAAGTGAAGGGGTGCTGGCGGGTCTACTCGACTTAAATGGTGTCATTCTGGGGGGGCATTCTGCTGGAGGTAGGGTTGCAGTTGAAAGCGCAGATTCACGATTTTTCCCACCTGTTGTCGCTGCTTTCGCCTATGGCGCTCATACAGCAGCGATTACCCAGTTAGGGTATGAAGCAGGCAAAATCCTATCTCTACCGGATTCCTTACCCCTCCTATTAATTGGGGGAACCCGTGATGGAGTCATTGCCAATAGTAGCCATCGCTATGGAGCGATTTGGGAAGAAGCTACAACACCAGTTAAGCGTACCTTTCAAGAGGCGATTGTGGGTGGCAGAAGTGATAGTTATTTGCTACTTCTAGAAGGAGCCAACCATTTTTCTATTGCCGATCCATTCGATTTAACAACAGGCAGACCATTTCTAGACTTTCCGGCTACCCAATCAGAAGAACAACTGCGAAATTTAATGGCGGAAGCGATTGGCGTGTTCATTGATGCTCATGTTCGTTGCGAGACAACAGCTCTTGAATTTCTCAGCCAACTATTAGTGTCTAACAATCCTTTGATTGCATCATTTGAGCGCAAATAA
- a CDS encoding GNAT family N-acetyltransferase: MRVRQVQPSDRDEWLRLLTELYPDHLESEHIPAVDAFLSGQAAVELLPSAVFVCEADTGKLVGFLELSVRNYAEGCSGPTPYVESWFVDSNLRGSGVGRALMEAAEDWARQQGYSELASNAELENTVSHQAHEAVGFAEVERTVHFRKTL, encoded by the coding sequence ATGCGTGTTCGCCAGGTACAGCCGAGCGATCGAGACGAGTGGCTCAGACTGCTGACCGAGTTGTACCCAGACCACCTGGAATCAGAACACATCCCGGCTGTCGATGCCTTCCTCTCCGGCCAGGCCGCGGTCGAATTGCTGCCCTCCGCAGTCTTTGTATGTGAGGCGGACACAGGCAAACTCGTCGGGTTCCTTGAACTCTCAGTGCGCAACTACGCTGAAGGGTGCTCGGGTCCTACGCCGTACGTCGAAAGCTGGTTTGTAGACTCCAACCTGCGCGGGAGTGGCGTCGGTCGTGCCCTCATGGAGGCAGCGGAAGATTGGGCGCGGCAGCAAGGCTATTCCGAGCTGGCGTCGAACGCCGAGTTGGAGAACACGGTAAGCCACCAAGCCCATGAAGCCGTCGGCTTTGCCGAAGTCGAACGCACAGTACATTTCCGCAAGACGCTGTGA